From the genome of Phalacrocorax carbo chromosome 5, bPhaCar2.1, whole genome shotgun sequence:
AGCTGCGCTGCCGGCGAGTTGCTCTTTGAAAATTCTCTGCCCCAATTTTTTGTGAAACAGTGTGTAATGAGCTAACCCCACAAATTTAAAGCCCATGGCAGCGTCGCAGCATCTAGCTGGGCTACACGCTCACTTGCAGCTCTTTAGACTGAGTTCACATAGATCTGATTAGCGTAATGAGCTCCATGGTGTAAATGTCTGCTGCAtgacaaaccccttccctttGCTTAGCCCACACCCACTGGGGTAGCGTTAATCTTCTTCACTGCTggtgctttggacttagtatgaaaccAACGCCGGTAACACACTGGTGGTTTGgctggtgctgggcagggcttgtgctagtcaaggacatctccagctccccaggctctgccgggggcacgagcagccgggaggggagggggcacggccgagagagcggatccaaactgaccagagggatattccacatcatgtaacgtcatgcccagtgtgttactgggaggggctggccgggggaggggggcagccatcgcggctcggggacgggcagcgtcggtcggcgggtggtgagcggttgcatcgcCTGtggttctggttttttcccctttttcccttttccttttcattatattatcattattgttattataattattatttcaattattaaactgttcctatctcaacccacaattttTATTTCgttttgcttttactcttctgactctccccccatcccacgggggggGGAGCaagcgagcggctgcggggtgtttagttgccgactggggctgaaccacgacacaggaGAAGGAAGAACTGAAGCAAAAATACCTTTAACAGCGAAACCGCTTGCAGGGCGATAGGGCCCGAGCGAAGATGTCGCAGGGGAGGCTCGCTAGGGAAGGTTGGGACTTAAAATAAGGTGTGGATGCTGCCCTGGGTTCCCTCAGTTCCTATGCGATGCTCTTCTGCCGTCTCCACAAGGTCTGCATTGCATATATCCACGTTGGACAGCATTTTGACTGCCCCAGGAACAGCAAAAGAGCCTCCCCTTGCCTTTGGAGGGGACAAAACATCCcacactgctttttttaatggatgtGTCAGGCCAGAGTGGCTCAAGTCCAGCGAGAGGGGACCAGACGGCTTTCGGTccttgctgctccagctttgCACGAACCCAAGCTGCCTGGAAATACCATGGTGGCTTCTTAACATCCAGGCGCTCCTTCCGCTAAGCCTCAGCCAGCGGCGGCCTCCCGGCGGGATGCGGCGCCTCGGCATCAGCGTCCCTCTCCCCGGCGCCTCCGGCGCGCGCCCAGGCTGGATGAGACGAGCGTTTAGGCCAGCTATCCGGCCCTCAGCCTGAAGCAGGATTATTAAGCAATGGCTTCGCAGGTTGCAAAAGCCCACTTTTAAAGCGGGCCTAAAGCTCAGCCTGGTCCAAACATCAGGGTACAACAGGAGCAGGTCCTCGCTGTAACCGTCCCTCCCCTGCGAATGCCCTCTGTGCCTTGCCCGAGCTCCAGAAGATGCTTCAGACCGTACCTGAGCCCTGGGAGCGCTGGGCTCAGATGTCGGCTGtgttttgtgctgctgctggagcagaaaaGCCGTACGAGACGGGGCTGGAGGACTTGGGGATTATTATCCACCCAGTTACACAGGTCAGTTGGGATCCCGGCTGGGTGTCAGGGCTggatgcgggggggggggggggggggggggggcggcggaaTCAAACCAAAAATCAACACGAGGCTCCACGCGACAGCGCTCAGCCGCCCCGCAGTGCCCCGTGTCCTCCATGAGGCAGGAGGCGGGCAAGAAAAGCTCCCAGCCTTTGGCTTCACGGTGATCACGGTGCAACTGAGGAGGGGATTTAGTACCAAGAGGTCTGAGATTTTAAGGGCCTGACCCCGCAACCCCCAAAGAAAACCCATACCACAGGGAAAACCAGCCGGGCTGGAGCGTCAGAGCCTTCCTACAGCGCCCTGATGCTTCAGCTCATGAAGTGTCGGCAGTAACGAGCTCTTACTGGCTCAGCCAGCCCTGGAAGGATGGGCCGACACGTTTTGCTGGCGTGTTTTATAGCAATCCCCCTTCCTTAGCAGTGTGTAGCGCTCTCCCTTCCCCGGGGGCATTAAATGAAAAGCCCCGAGGGCGTCGCGGCGGGTGCGAGCGCAGGGGACGTGGCTGTGAGCTCCCCTCGACCCCCCGGTAACCGTCAGGGTGCCGCTGACCGTGGTCTCCTTTTTACAGCCCTCTTTACGTCCACAGAGCTGCCAACCTGCCTCCCCTTTGGGCAAATCTCACCTGATTTTCAGCCAAATTACCCAGAGGGAAGCGACGGTGagggctgcagctctgccagctccccaaGAGAGCCCAAATCGGGGCTCTCTGCCCCCCCCAAGTCACCCTCAAAAGCACGCAAGGGGCACACCACTCAAACCCAAATATTAACAGACATCATTactcaaagaaaataatttcccagcACCTCCGGGGTGGGTTTGAGCATCCCTTTGCTCGAGGCTTTGCTCCCAGCTTCACCGGTGCTTTCCCAGCTCCCTTGGCTGTAGGTTTAATTAATTCTTAAGTGATTGCTGTCATTACAATGAGGAGAACAACTTTTCAACCCGCCTTGGGTTAGTAAATCTAACTCCAAGTCATTGCAGAGGTTTACACTGGGGAAGGAGAATGATGACCCGAACCTAAGGCTTGCTTTTCTGGGGGCGAAAAGACGGGGGAAAAACAAAGCCTCTCTGCACTCTTACAGCCAGGCTGAGAAACCCCCTTAGCAAGATGCCTGCTATGAAGCAATGCGCCATTTATGCTGAAATAAGTTTGAAAACCATTAAAGACAGCCCGGCCGTGGAGGAGAGGCATGTATTCCCCAGCTGCTGCGGCGtctggcggcggggcggcagaAAGGGGAAGCTCGTGCGGCCGCGTCGCCCGGGGAAGGCAAAAGTCAGGCCAGCAAGAGTTCAgtgaggaggggggagaggagaCCCTCAAAAAAGAGGTTAAAGCCaatgcttctggttttgttccctccaccctgaaaaaaataatcccagtgAAAAGGAACGTGAGGAAGCAGCTGGATGTGGCCAGCGCTGGCCAGGGGCTgcgccccgggaccccccagaAGCCGgccagggatgctctgcagTCCCGGATCCCGCGCTGGCACCGAGCAGAGGCGCCTCCTGCCCCGGCAGGTGCGTTTCTCCTGTTACTTTATGCAGTGCTCAGCCACCGGCCGGCTCTTTATAACCACGCAGGATGAAAAATCCCCTCTGGAGCCATTTAAAATCAGACCAGATAACATGTAAGCCCATCGAGGAGAGGAAATGAGATGTTacaacagctttatttttccaaatgtgtttttaatttaaagaagaaaCCCTCTCCTCCCATCtgatgctgtattttttttaggCATTTCATTCGTGGTTCACATTTCTGGTCAGGGTTCGTAGGCGGCCATCAGCCCAAGAGCCTCGGTTCGGTTTGGTGTTTGGgctttggggtatttttttttccttcttggatTGATTTCCTAACTCACTCCTAAATTCGTTTTTCTATTTATCTTGTCCTTGATCCAAAGCtcactgctggcagcaggaaTCTGCACAGTCTGACCTCAGCCGGCATCGACCCCAGCTTTTCATACATGGGGCAGCGCcggttttctgtgtttgtgaaAAAATATGTGTATGGAAACGATGTTTATGAAAATGCCCACCCATTGCAGGAAGGACGGCcgggaaggagaaagagggactgggttttgctgctgcaaaagcaacagctccagctgcccTTCAGCATCGCCTTATCTTGGGGGTGACACCAAAAAGTCCACAACTGAAGTATTAAATTAACGTGAAAAACGGTATGGGTGTGTCTGGCGCTGAGGTCAGCGCTGGGATTCAGCTCATCAGGCGCTTCGGGGGGGGGTCTGGTCCAGGTGCGGCAGCTAGGTGGCATCTATAGGCAGTGGATGTAACAGTGgggttaataataaaataaataatgtcaaataaatttcatttatttattatttactatatattcattatttattaactataaattaaataaataaaaataataaaataggtTTGTCCTCCAACCCCGAGCTCCAGGAGGGGACACGAGGGCTGCGCTCGGCTGCCGCCACGGGAGAGCTTTGGTCCCCGTTTCTTCTGGACACCCTCAGAGGGGCACTATCTGGGAGCTGGGCGATGCCTGGGCGCCAGAACCCGCGTGGCTTCTCAGCGAAGCCTTTCCCAGGAACTTTTCCAAGGAAATTTAGCGGAGAAACACCCTTACGTTGGAGAAGAACCCCCCAGGATGCCCTAAGAAGCCGGAGCGCCACCCCAGCGCCTTCGGGCTCGCACGTGAgcggccgcggcccggcccaGACCTCAGCTGCACTTGCCAGCGATAGCAGGTGTTTTCACGACCCGGCGCAGATCCAAGCACCAGCCCTCCAGCCGAGGGGCCGCGCTGGTACCCCCGGTCAGGGACGGGGCTGACCCTGCCCTCTCCATCCCCGGAGACACCTCGGACCCGTCCCGGACCGCGCTGCAGAGCCGAGGGGGCTGACGAAGCACATCCAGGGGTGGGCTAGGAGGGGGAGGGCTGCGTTTCACACGGCCAGCGCCCTCCAGCCcaatatcttatttttcttggcCGGGGCAGCACCAGCATggcctcctccccccaccccccacccaccccagggcgCGGGGCTCACAGCCATCACATTTAACACCCCCCCCGGGCTCCAGCCCATCAGCATGTGCCTAACCTGGGgtcttttttccttgcaaataaGACTTTCGAGCATCAGGAGCAAAGCTTTCGCGTCCTTAAGCCCTCGCTCGAAGCCCCGTGCGTGGGCGCCCAGGGCCACACGCTGCCCCGGAGCTGTCGGCGCTACCAGTGACGAGTCCCGCCCAAAAAAAGTCTGAGGATTTAAGGCTTTTGCTtacatttctggttttcttaaAGAGGATTCCCTGACTGCGCTGGAATAagaatttcaaatgcatttaGAATGATATGGGATGCTTGGTTACTTGGGCTGAGTTTGTCACTTGATGCCTTTGGAAAAAAGCCATCATCTCTTGCGTCCAGATTGTCAAATTTTAAcctaaaaacccaaacaaacaaaaacaaattaaaaaaatgtaagtaaataaaacacaatacaaaatttaaaaaaagcatttttaaaataaagattattgGAGGTCATGATGGTCATCATCTCTAGCCTCAgattaatgaaattattatcCTTATTCCCTCCCTTGTCCCTCCACGGGCCATTCCAAGGGAAAAACATTCTGATTCCGTGTCCACCTTTTTCTCAGTCCCCGTTTCCAGCTTTGCTGGAGCCAAGAGCTCCCTCTCATTCTCCCCGCAGGTCTCCTACGCCTGCCCACGGTCGGGATctgctgggggggtggggaaaaaccCGCATCTGAGAGTTTTATTATTCCGTTTCAGAGGAAGGCGTTTTTAGGGACTAATAGCGGGGGGTTGCCGCCGCcttgccctcccctcccctccctcccaccgcGGCGCTCTTGATGCCGCCAGACCCAAAGCTGAGGCTTTTGATGCCGCAACAGCGACTCCGGCTCTCCCGGACGGCGCCGAGAAGAGAACCAGTCCCAGCAAAGGGCTGGGCGGGCTGGTGTCCCCTCCCCGGAGCAGCCGCTTCCCCCGCCGCCAGCTCCCCCAGCTCGCGCCCGTTGTTTTAAGTTATAGGTTTATGTACTTTTGTACATTTATATGCTCGtatatttctgtatatttctaattatgtattttatatttatatttgtgcTTATATTGTTTATATTGCTGTAGTTCTGTGTTTctatatttatacatttatacatAAATAATTGTGCAGGTGAGCAGAGACGCTGTGTTTAGAGAggccggggcagccccagaGGCTCCCCTCGCTGCCGAGCAGGGAAACGGAGCTGCCGTCTTCAAACCAACCTGCGGAGCTGGGCCGGAGACGGACAAAAAGTATATATTCAGTTGTACAGAGTCCTACCATAACCATCTTCAGACTAACTGTTGCTCATCTGAACAATGATTTATCTGttctatatataaaaatacattcaaataCATATATAACGTTAGAACACGTATAAAAAAAGTActttaatatttaacaaaataaaagtttttcaaatgaaaagggAGCCGCTGAGCTGGCCGAGCCCTGCCAGGGCCCCCACATCCCTTTCCCCCCCACGGGAGCACGTTAATTTGCCGCTGAGCAGCCCGGCGTGTGCCCCGTCACCCTGCCGGCGCCGGGAGCTGCCCCCCGTCCCCTGAACCCCGCCAGGGAGCAGGAACCACCTCTGCGGGAGAGCCATTTAGTTCCCTTTTCAAATAGCTTAATTATTAATAGCTTAATTAATGCTCAGCAGCTTGATTATATGTTTCTGGTGTCGTAAAGACGAGACACTTACCAACCCCCAAGGTTTTCAGCCTCGATGGATTTATCTGACACTTTAAACTGTGTAAATCCAGCCCGGGAGTCCTGCTGGGGAGCCCCTTCCCGCTGCTGCCCCTGAGCCTCCCGGGGCTGGAAATGCCCACCGCCTCCCTCTGCCCACCAAAAGAAGCGGAATAACCCAAAAATGGGGACTAAGGAGCCCAAACCTCGGCGGCTGCGTTAAGGAGCAACGCCCCGGTTCCCGTGGCGTGGGATTATTGTTCCTCTCCGTTTTCTTGCCGACGTGACGGTACGTCCCCCCGGGCCTGGGGGGAAGGCTGAGACCCCCGAGGCGAGGAGGGCACTCAAAGGGCAGACCCTGTTTCAGCCGCAGCCCCTCGCATCGgcttgcccccccccccaagacaTGAAGGCCCCGATGTCGCCGCTGCCGGCATCCCaccgcccccctccccatcgCCCCCGGGGGCGCCCAGCCGTGCCGCTCCCCCAGACCCCAGCACGTGCCAGAGCCCCTCCGCCGCTCGCATGGCCCTGCCCGAGCACCCGCGCTTGGGCCACGGGACCCGGGGGTTTTTCCCTCTGGGGagcttttaggaaaacaaagcccccccaaaaagcaaaacttgaaAGCCAAACTGCTGAATTGCCCTGGAAATGGGCTGTCTGGGGAGGGATGGCGTGGGCTGAAATGACCATTGAGGTAGCGGAGTTAGTCTGAATACGGTTATGGTATTGCTTTATATAACtatttattgttgttgttgttattattttctgtctctggcccatttctggtttgaaaacagaaacagcagcgaGGGGAGCCTTCGGGGTGCCTCGGCCCCTCCAAGCTCGGCACCACTGCTCACCCGCACGAGCTGCTTTAGGACCCCCTTGGCTGCAGACGATGCCGAGGAGCCGGGTGGGAGCAATGAACGACCCCAAGAcgctgggttttggggtgacCAGTATGGGAAATGGCTGAGAAAATTTCCCATTTCACTTCTTCCTGCAGACTTAATTTCCCTTCATCCAAGCAAACAGGATTTGCTACTTTGCCGTGACCAATATACCTCTAAAGCGAAGCCTTTGCAGAGCCAGGACCCCGTGCCTTCCCCAGAGCATCCCCAGAGCCACCACACGTGTGCACCAGGCAGATCGCAGCAGTCACTAACTtcaatgttttaaatgaaacacaACGCCAACAGGAACTGCAGGCCAACCTCGTACAACACTGTACGCTGAAAAACAAAGTTCCACGTTACAGGAGCCCCAAAATTGCAGCATAATCTAATCAAGCGTTGTTTTGCACGCCTATAACTGTGAGGAAATAAATGCTATTTTGCCCtgggaaggtttttttcccctggcagTCGGTGCTGGGATCCCTCAGCCCAGCAGAAACCTTCTGTGAGGTGAAGTTTAATTCCTGAAACATGAGGCTTGGCAACAGACGTGGCACCGGCTGTAACGTTACAGCGTGTAAAACCGCCCGTGAGCTCCGCGGCTGAGCCGTAAATCTCGACGCTGCAGAAAAGCTgccgggggaagggggggacacGCGCTGCTCTCCTCGCTCCGTGCCCAGCGCTGGGGTGCTCTGCCGGACACCTCACCCCGATGCCGACGCACTTTTGCGTGCACACGCCTGAGATTTGCTGTTGTGTTGCCGCTGCCTTCGGATCCGCCAGGAATGTGCCCTGTTCCCCGCCACCGAGCTCTCAAGCAGCCTCCAGAAAACCcagttttcacaggaaaatgcaACACCCCCCCTGCTGCATAATCCTAATGCCACAATAAATACCTTAAGGCTTCAGGCGTCACCCGCTGGCTTGGCTCAGCACAGGCAAGCATGGTTTTTCTGTCTCCATCCACCTCTGACCGCCGCAGGGCTGCAGTTTTCTGCTTCACAGGTCCTCCGGGAAGACGAGCACGTAGTGACGAGTTACACCTCCGTGGCCACGCTCCAGCTACACCAGGCGCGGTCTGTGGCGGTCGCCTGCCGCAGGACTTGCTGCGTGGGGACGGCGACGGCCCCCGCCGGGAGTCCCGGGGGGCATCAAACCTCGGAAAGATCCTCCGCGGCCCCGCTTACGCTCACCGAGccggggagcagcagggctgagccacCGCCAGACAGACCCATAAACGCTACGGCCGCTCTGCCAGACCACGGACAcgctgctgtctttttttttttttcctttattcccaCCAATACGAGCATCCCTTTGCTTAGAAgtcagtttttctttcagggGCACGGCCAGCACCCAGCTCCACTCCCTGCCCCGAGCGGATGCTCCCCCACCTGCAGACGGCCCGGCCGAAGCTtctggaggagggaggcaggaggcagatgCTCGGCAGGACGGCGACGCGTCCCCAGGGTGACAGCAAGCACAGAAACCCCTGCGGCACTTGTATTCTCCTCCAGCGTCCCGGGGGACAGCAGCGCACGCGAAGGGGGATGCATGAGAAAATAAGCCTCTTTATCACTTCTCCGGCGCTTCCATCGTGCTGTTCGGGACCGCAGGCGGCCGCAACTGCTTCGCAGGTGGGTGCCAGGAGGAAAGGGGGCCGAGGGATGCCGGCCTGCCCGCTAACCCGAAccgcggccccgcagccccgcgtcccgccccggcagcacccccagcctcaCCTCCGACACCGGGCCCGGTGATGCTTGGGACGAGGCGGCGTTCGGGACCAAGGGCCGGTCAGGGTCAGCCGATGTCCGGTGCCAGATTCGCAAAAAGCCACTGGGAGCCCGAATTCCACCGAAAAGCTGCGGCGGGGCCAAGCTCCCAAAGCCCGCCAGCGCCTCTGCCGCCCAGCATGGGGGTGTGAAAAAGGGGGGGTGAGcttggtggggaagggggacacTGAGCATCCCCCGCTCTGCTGCCCCGGgcgggttttgggggggggtggcacgtctattttttttttgcgggGGAATAGGTCATTATACAAATTCCACCCCCCCAATAAATTTTGGCTGCCGATTACCCCTCCACATTTCCACCGCGGAGCTCGCAGCCGGGCACAAAGCCCAGCACCCTCCCGTcgttctcccccccccccccctttttctcgcccgccccctcgccccgcagcccccgcggctctgcccggccgccccccccacccctccccagcaccgGGCGGGCTCTGCCCGGCCCCCTCCGGAGctgggggcggccggggccgctccgggggaggggagaggctcGTCCCCCCCTCGGAGGCGGCTACTAAAGCGGCTGCGAGCGGCGGCCCCCGCAGAGCGGCCGCGGCCATGAGCGCGGCGGGGAGCCCCgacggggcggccgcggggccggcgctgctgctgctgctgctcggcgccctcctgctgctggccgGGGCCCGCCGCCGCAGCGGCCCCCGGCGCCGGCCCCCCGGCCAGCGCAGCCCCCCGGGCCCCTTCGCTTGGCCCTTGGTGGGCAACGCGCTGCAGCTGGGCCGCCTGCCCCACTTGGCGTTCGGGCGGATGGCGCGCCGCTACGGCGCCGTCTTCCAGCTGCGGCTGGGCCGCCGGCGGGTGGTGGTGCTCAACGGCGAGGCGGTCATCCGGCGGGCCTTGGTGGGCTTGGGCGCCCGTTTCGCCGGCCGCCCCGATTTCCCGTCCTTCGAGCTGGTGTCTGGGGGGTACAGCGTGGCTTTCGGGTCCTGCTCGCCGCGGTGGAGGGCGCGCCGGCGCCTGGCCCACGCCGCCCTGCGGGCCCGCTCGACGGCGGCCGAGGTGGAGCGGCACGTGGCGGCCGAGGCGGGGGACCTCGTCCGGCTCTTCCTCCGGCGCAGCCAGGGCGGCACCTACTTCGAGCCCTCCCCGCTCTTGGTGGTGGCCAACGCCAACGTCCTCTGCGCCCTCTGCTTCGGCCGCCGCTACAGCCACGCCGAGAGTGAGTTCACGGCGCTGCTGGACCGTAACGACCGCTTCGGGCAGACGGTGGGGGCGGGCAGCATGGTGGACgtgctgccctggctcctgcgCTTCCCCAACCCCGTGCGCCGCGTCTTCCGCGACTTCCAAGCCCTCAACCAGGAGCTGCACAGCTTCGTGCGCGCCAAGGTGGCGCAGCACCGCCAGACCTTCGATCCACACGCCCTCCGCGATGTCAGCGACGTCATGATCGCTGCCGTGGAGCGTGGCGAAGGGCCCCCCGAGGGGCTGGGACCCAAGGACGTGGATGGCGCCATGACTGACATCTTTGGAGCTGGGCAGGACACCACATCCACGGCTCTCTCGTGGgtcctcctgctgctgttgaAGCACCCGCGGCTCCAGCGGGACCTCCAGGCTGAGCTGGACCGAGTGGTGGGACGCTCCCGGTTGCCCACAGCCGAGGACCGGCCgcacctgcccctcctggaAGCCTTCATCTACGAGACGCTGCGCTACAGCAGCTTCGTGCCCATCACCATCCCGCACGCTACCACGGACGACGTGGAACTCGAGGGCTTCCACATCCCCAAGGGCACTGTGGTCTTCATCAACCAGTGGTCGGTCAACCACGACTGCGGCAAGTGGCCTGACCCGCAACGCTTTGACCCCGCACGCTTCCTGGACGCGCAGCGGTGCCTGGACCGCGACCGGGCCGGCAGCGTCATGATCTTCTCGGCCGGCCAGCGGCGCTGCATCGGTGAGCAGCTCTCCAAGCTCCAGCTCTTCCTCTTCACCGCCATCCTCCTCCACCAGTGCTCCTTCCACGCCAACCCGGCGGAGCACCTCACCATGGACTGCATCCACGGGCTGGCCCTGAAGCCGCGGCCGTTCACCGTCACCGTGCGCCTGAGGCACCCCGCGCTCATCCAGCCCTGAGCGGGCGGGGGGTCCCATCTGCGCCGCACCCCCTTGGTTTGCAGTTGGCAGCGCTGGGGTGCGGGGGATGGATCCACAGGTGGACCCTGCCGTGGCGCATCCCTGCCTGcgggcgaagggcagcaagtCCCCTCAGCAATAAACCCCTTTG
Proteins encoded in this window:
- the LOC135313590 gene encoding cytochrome P450 1B1-like; the protein is MSAAGSPDGAAAGPALLLLLLGALLLLAGARRRSGPRRRPPGQRSPPGPFAWPLVGNALQLGRLPHLAFGRMARRYGAVFQLRLGRRRVVVLNGEAVIRRALVGLGARFAGRPDFPSFELVSGGYSVAFGSCSPRWRARRRLAHAALRARSTAAEVERHVAAEAGDLVRLFLRRSQGGTYFEPSPLLVVANANVLCALCFGRRYSHAESEFTALLDRNDRFGQTVGAGSMVDVLPWLLRFPNPVRRVFRDFQALNQELHSFVRAKVAQHRQTFDPHALRDVSDVMIAAVERGEGPPEGLGPKDVDGAMTDIFGAGQDTTSTALSWVLLLLLKHPRLQRDLQAELDRVVGRSRLPTAEDRPHLPLLEAFIYETLRYSSFVPITIPHATTDDVELEGFHIPKGTVVFINQWSVNHDCGKWPDPQRFDPARFLDAQRCLDRDRAGSVMIFSAGQRRCIGEQLSKLQLFLFTAILLHQCSFHANPAEHLTMDCIHGLALKPRPFTVTVRLRHPALIQP